GTAGTCGAGCCCGGTCGCCCGGGAGACGACCTCGCCGAGCTCCGACGACTCCGCCCCGCGCATGCGCGCACCCGGTGACTCGTAGTCGTAGACGTCGTAGCTCCCGGCGACCGCCGGGCAGTGATGCGGCGGCGCGGAGAAGTAGCTCGACGACCCGGGCGGCGAGAAGGCggccgcagcggcggcggcgggattgTTGTCGGGCgcctcgagctcgccggcgtggtGGTGGTGGAATGGCAcggaggggaaggagaagggcagcgcggcgggcgcggaggccGGGCCGTGGTCGTAGTAGTCGTGGTCCTGGTGATAAAGCGGGGCCTCCGTCTCCACCTTCAGGGCGTCCTTGAACCCCATGACCACCAGCTGCATGCTCGGGTCCTGCTGCTCGTgatgcgacggcggcggcggcgactggctcccgccgccgccgtgcgcggtcaccgcggcggcgtggcgctGCCTCTGGTGGCAGGTGTGCTCGCCCTGGTACGTGACGTCGAACACGCACAGGTCGGTGTCCGAGCGCTGCACCTGCTTCGTGGCCGGGCACCCCTGGGCGGCGCGGTACGTGCACCGGTAGTAACCCCTGCGAGAACACGCCACACTACTGTCAGTGTGAGACACTACAAATGAAGCTGCTCAATTCGAAACTTTGGTGATGGGAACTGAGTTGTTTCCTACGAAATTTTGCGCAAAATTTGTGAGATCCATATGCTATTCAAACTTCATGTACTGTAACCTGTAATCTTGTATGAAATTTATGCGGATTTTGGATGTTGATGTCTGAAGTGGTTTTTACCTGGGAAACTTGGCGCCGAGGATGTCCTTCTGGCCGTACTTCCTCCAGCTGAAGCCATCGTCAGGTGTGGCCTCCAAGTTTGCGTCTGGGACTCGGAATTTCGCGGTCCATCTCGGCAGACCTTTCCTGTATGGTTCATGACCAAGAAGATGAGGGGCCAGATGTTCAGATCTCCTTTTTTTTGCGTTGACTTGAAAATGATGATGTTTGACTGAGTGTGCTGCCTATGATCAAAAAATGCCATTCTTTTTGACCAAATGACCATCGCCTATGAGTCTAAGAAGAATGCTACTACCAATCTACAGTAGTCTATAGTAGGTTTACTGAGGAGTAATATTAGTATGTGGACTTACTGCTTATATGTGACAGATTAGTACAGAAATTTTGTTCAGATACTTCTTTCATCTTTTTTTAATGGGTACAATATACCTCTATAGCTAGGTGCTTATTGTACATCCATAAGCCTCTGTTTTCTGTTtgttgtttttttaaaaaatgaaACTTGAAGCCTCTCTTGTTGTGAAAAATGATATCTGGAAACGGGTTTCACACGAAGCTGAACTAGACAGCGGTTGACAGCAACATCTTTTTTTTTACGAGGACAATCGACAGCTACATGTATCTATCTGAACTGAACATACAGATGATGTTAGAATGTTATGATCGCCGGTGCCTCTGGCAGTGAGTGTGTGTGATCGCATAATAAGTAGTAGTAATTTGGTTTAGAGACGCACAAGACGTGTTGTTTGTGTCAGTCGACGCAAGTTGATAGCCTTAGATACGTGTGCCTCATCGCTGGACTAGCTACCAATAGTCACTAGACGTATGATATATGCGCATCTATTAAAAGGTTGAAGAATGAATGAATAATATTTGTTTCGTTGCCAAACCTCGGGTGGATGCAGATGAAAAATAGTGTAATTGTTGAAATATGAGCAAATTTGTTGAAAAAACATATGCAAAGGCCTTTAAATAATATGAACTTGTGCAGATCTAGGTGAGGTCGTGTTCTATATGTAGGTAAAATCTCAAGTTCAAAGATGACCAAGTTTTTGAGAGAGATGAAAAAGAAAAACGTACGCTAGTCATGCTACTAGTTCTATTTATTCCTGATATTTGTTTTCTAATCGAGTCTGAACTTGCATATTTGCGTGGACATCGAACACGACCATATATACTAGAGTTGTACAAAGTTTTAAAAAATTATTTCTAAGAATGTTTTCGGTGAATTTCGATGGTTATCGAAATTTTGTGTCACTTTCAGTTTTCACCGTAGAAGCGTGTGGCACCTCATTTGGCGGCACGTACGGACGTACCACGATGTGATGTGAGTATTTTCGAGTTTAAACTTCAAAGTGAACGCACCTTCTCTTGTTGCACACCAGGTTTTGGCGCTCCGGCGCCTCCACCGCGGCCGTCCCGCCCGAGCTCTCGTCGGCCGACCGCGGCGAGTCGGAGCGGTCGGTGCCCCGCGACGACCCCGGCGCGGCCTCGACGGCCTTGGCGACGGCCACCGCCTTCCCGAGCGTGCACtgcagccgccgcgccgcgccccggTAGTGCTCCGCCCGGGACCGCGGGTCCTCCGCCAGCTCCCCGAGCTGCCGCGCCTgctcctcgccgtcggcgaggaTCGTCAGGAGCAGCTGGATGCCCCCTTCTGCTCCCGCACCGTCCAGCATGGCTCTCCTGCGCCGCTGCAAAGCGTACGAGAGCTGCAGGATCGAGCTCGCACCTCGATCTGCGCAACGGCCACTGATCCGATCGGCACTATGCAGCGACCTCCGGTTCTTGGACGATCAGCTGACTAATCTGTGAACAATTCAGCAGCAAGGATGAACTGTCGGAGACAGAGAAGAACAGCTCGGATGATGCGACACAGTATAGCACTGATGGCCGATTTGAAGAGCGAGGCTAGCAGGGAGGAGCAACGGAAGGACCATGACAAGTTCAGCGAAACAGAGGAGAAACTCAAGAGCCGGCCAAGATGGCAATATGAACACAGGAAAGATCTCTACGAACAGGTGGCAGTATGGCCACCTTCTTGAAGCCGGCCTCTCTGTCGGTCTGTCCCAACAATGGCGGCAACGACGAGCGCGCAAGCTTGCAGGGTAGCCAGGTAGGTAAGAGAGTAACGGAGAAGACGATCGAAACGAAAGGAAGCAATGCTTGTTTCAGAGAAAGGATTGCAGTTGCAGAACGATGCATGCCTGGGGCTTTAAGGCCATGAGCCCAAGCTGGTTTCTGGTGCTGTGCAGGCTGGGCTGCTGCTACACCTCTGGTCTTCTAGATGTTGGTGAGAGGGAGCACGTTTGACCGGGGGAAACCGAGTGAAATCCCGGCCTATTTTTTTCTCCGTTTTGGGTGCTCTCGTCCGTCCATTGACCGGTCTTTGGTCAGACCCTCGCCGTCGTACTTGAGGAGCTGGGGGAGAAATTGCTACGGCCACTACTTGGCAAGGGAAAAGGAGAAGGCCGCTGCCGAAAAATTTTGGCAGCTTTTTTAGTGGAGCAGGAAATTCGGGGCGCGGTGACCTGCTTTAATTTCCTTTGCCTGGTAAACTCTTATGATTTAATTATTTATTTTTACTTTTGACACATCAGTGTAAAAGTTAGAATTTTTGAGTTCCCAAGTTGAGTTTTTGTTGCTAGCTTTGCTTTGGATCTGTGGCTTCCATAGAGGCAATTTTAGTATGAAGAGCAGCAGGTAAAGTAAAGTTTTACCATGACCGTGGGAAAAAAGTGGAAGAATACAAAATTGTACCATCTTCGTGTTGGAGGTTTTGGGGGGAAAATTCATTGCATCCGAGTAGAATCTCTAGTCAAAGCACGAAAATGAACCACAGAGAGAATAACCATGTATTCTGATGGTAACACCTCCACCAGAGCCAACTTTCTTGAGAAACTTCTGGAGCTTAAAGAATCGGAGCCGGCGCTCATCCAAGTAGCCATGGGATCATTCGCTCAACAACACCTGGATAGGATGAAGAAACTGAAGTTGGCCGGCTGTCTCCTGCTCTATCTGAAAGCACGCGCATAGTACAATGAAAATTTCAGACCAGACACGTCCCAATCGAAAAATTCAGAAAGAAATCTCAAGCATCGTTGTGCTGCTTTATTTCCTTATTTCCCAGTTGTATCGCATATACTTCTTCCATTACAAATTATAGACCgttttaacttttctaaataTATACGTTATGTTTAGAATCAAGataacctataatttggaacggacgAGTGCACACTGACACGCACACATATTTCACTTGTTGCTGCTAGTACCCCTGAACTGCTACTGGTACGCCCATTCTCACTGAGACAGGGACGCCGTGTTCTCCGATCCCTGCGTGCGGTCTGTGGTGGCACTCACTCACCTCACCAGGGATCGCTTTTGGAAAGTTCGGTAGACGAAGACCTAGGAACATTCAAAACCAGGCAGTGCCGACCGGGTGCTGACCGTTCAACCCTGCAATCCTACTGGTCCAGAGTACCCAAAAGGACCCCGCAGGAGAGACCACGAATGGTACGTGTTGgcagagagagaggggggggggggggggggggaggtcaACGGCGAAGGGTGGACGAACACGAACTGGCATCGAATCTTCAGACCCGTTTCCGCGTATTGGACTGGGAGTAAGAGCAGGCGACAGTGACGCAAGTGTCGGAGCGTGTGCTTACGCCCGGGTGCTTGACCGGATGAGAGGAGGCAGCCAGCCGCACAGGGAACAGTTTCTGTAAGGTTGCCAGTCTGAAAATGCTCTTCTGGTAGTGCCGAATACGATTCCTTCCCAGGAACTTTGTGCAGAAATTCAGAGTAGGGATGGATCGATCAGACGAACTTGTCTTGCACTCTTACCTCGGATGAGCATGCGACTAGCCTTCTTGTGATTCGATGCACATCTTGGTGGAACGATTCAATTCTCGTGCGAGAACAGGTAGGGATCTCGCGAGGAACAATCCAATTTTCAGTTGGAACAGGAATGTTCGTGCCTTGTCGACACAGAGCCTGAAGCGCTGACTGCCGACCTGGCAGGAGACAGAAACCGGTCGGTCGCACGGAATGGGGATCCTTTTCATGCTCTGCAGAATACCAGCGATTATTTCAGAATATAGTCAGGAGCTATAATTACATCTCCACCAGACAGCATACTACTGAAAGTACCACGAAGACGTGAGATTTCTGCATTTCAAAAAGATCAAAACCATGATAACTGCACTGTAAAGCACGAGAAAGCTGTCAAAAAGGTCATGTACAAACACACGTAAGTTCAGTAGCCGATGACATACACAAAAAACGCAACAGCTTGTATCAAAAATAGTTCGCGTACATCTCTGCACTAGCTACTACAAAACTACAACTATCCAACTGGTATGGTCCATCCATCTTGGGGGCGAGAAAGAATTGTGAACCTCTGATCTGATACCGCATCGGCATTTCTTACTTTAGTCGAAAAACCCTGGTACTTCCCCTGGCATAGGAGCAAGTTCGTTCCTCCCAAACCTTTCCTCATCAAAGAAGGATGCCTGCACCACACGCCCACCAAAGAACCGCCCTTGCAGATCAATCATCGCCTTTGTTGCTTCTTCTGCTCGCTCAAACTGTATAAATATCCTCACAGCCTCCTCAGCTGGGAAGCCTGTCTGTGTGATCTCAAATATCAGTACGCGAGTCACTGTCCCATAATTGGCACACTCAGATGCCACCTCATCTTCCaactcgtcatcaacctcaccAGGACCAACCTGCACATGTTTCATCCTCATGCATAAGAATAGTTTGCATTTTGTTTAAGATACTGCAGGACAATTTCAGGCCCACTCAAGTAAGTGGAAATGAATAATAATTCAGACTTTAACGTATCACCCCTCTACTGCAGTCACAAAAAAATGCTTCACACCGACTTTAAGCAGTGTCGTGATATAAGTACTCACACAGTTAAAACAGACATACAGTTCAACAAGATAACTTCACAAGTACTCATACAGTAAAAACAGACATACAGTTCAGACTTCTTTTAGGGTCACACCAAGATAGAATTCTACCAATCATGTACAATCAAGTATTTATTATCAGATTAATCAATTCATTTaccatgatcttgagtgagcACTGTGTGCTCGATAATGAAGTCATTCCAGAATTAGCCTCAATCATGTAAATCAGGTTTCATGACAACTGCCAAATCCAAATATCAGATGGTGTATTGCAGTGCTACAGTCAAATCCTACATGGAATTCATTATGCACTAGGCTTTCTTCCTGTGGGGATCTCAAATTGGAAACTTTGAAATAAGTTGAATTAAAACCCCAATAATGCGTCTAAATAATCATTTACTGTAAACAAAAAGTTTGGGAAACCATGCAGACAGATTCACATATAAGCCTGGTATCTTACATTGCTACTCTTGGCTGTGTTTATAAGCTAATGGACCAAGCAAATCATGTAATCCAAACTATTTTAATTATCGTTTGAAACAGAGTTCTCAACTACAAACTTAAGATATCAACACATTCAATACTTGGCAAGGATAAGGAAAGGGCTAGTGATATACAAGAGAAAAGTAACTATGGCACTACAGGCAGACAGTAGTACAGGTGATATAATGGCTCCACAAGCTAATTCATTCTTAGAAGTGTGCACACTAATTCCAGGACCAGCACACATTCTGCAACTCATCGACTGATCCAAATCATGGGAAAGGATTACCTATGCACACATAGTTTACTAGTAAACCATACATGCAGACAGTAGTAGATGTGATATAATTGCTCAGCAAGCTTAGAAGTGTGCATAATAATTCCAGGACCAGCACACGTTCTGAAACTCATCGGCTGATCCAAATCCTTAGAAAGGAATATCATCATGCTAGCTAAAAATCCATACAAAACAATGCACTAACAAAATGTAGTCTATGGTGGAATTGATGTAGCACTACTGAAAAAGGTATTTACCATGTTGCGTAGCAGCAAAACTCGTGTTGGCGGCCCATCAAAGTTGACGGATTTCGGCTTCTTTTCTGGTGGCCTTGAACTGCTCTCATCAACAATAACCCCTCCCCTCCTATCGGTCTTCTTGGCCACTAGAGGAGCAGTGATCCCCTGCTCTTGCTTGCCAAGCCCCTGACCTTCCTTCCACCCCATCTTGGCCATCATCCGCTGGGCAGCAGTCATCTGTCCGCCGGCACCCAGGCCCAACCCAGCGGAAGATGAGCTCCCGATGGCAAACCCATCCCCGTGCGGCGGGGACGAGGGGGTCCTCTGCGCAGCAgcagctccgccgccaccgctcattGCCGCCCTCCGCTTCCAGGCCTCCTCGCCAGATATGTTGAGGGAGGATGCCCTGGACTGGTAGTCCCTCTCCTCGCGCTCGCGGGCCTCCCTCTCCCGCTGCTCGCGCTCCCTCTCCCGCTCCTGCtcctcgcggcggcggcgctcgagcTCCTTGCTCAGCTCGGCCTCCTTGGCCCGCCGGAGCTTGTCCTTGCGGTAGTCCTCGTAGTCGTTGGGCTTGGCCGGGTCGTACTCCTCCAGCACGGTGGACTGGACGGCCACGAACGCCGGCTGGAAggacgcggcgggggcgggctcGACGGTAACGACGGGGGGAGCCGTGGCGGGAGCCGCGGAGGTGGATGCGGAGGCCGCCTTGGGCGGGCGCAGGTGCTGGTTGCGGAGGAGCGACGGGGGCGGGGCGAAGGTGGTGGGCGGCTTGCGGAGGGTGGGCGGCGCCATCTTGGTGGCGCTGGACCAGACGGAGGCCGTGGAGGCCTTGTCGTCGTCGCCggccgacgacggcggcgggagGTCGCCGTACAGGCCGCCCAGCATCGCGCCCTACCTAGGGTTTGGCTGCTTGGGTGGGGGAGACGGGGAGAGTCGGAGGGATGCGATTTGGGGAAGAAGACGAAGGGCCTTGATTTGATTAGGGGAAGGAGTCGGGGGTTTCTTGCCGGGGGCCGTGCTGCAAAACGTCCGTCGTTAGGGAGGTGAGGCAGAGATTTACCATTATATATTTACAGTGCAGGTCGTTTTGAGCCTACGGCTCGGATTCACAGTGCAGGTCGTTTTTTATTTCCGTTTGACGACTCGGTCCACAGGTATTTACATACTTGTCATCCTTACAAGCGGCACCTTTTACATATTTACCATTATATATTTACCACTACTCTATGTGCGATTTACCAATTTTGCTGACATGGCAAGCCGCCTCCTTATGCGTGGATCAACTACATAAAATGACCAGACTGCCCCTGCATCTTTTATCACACCCTTAGAACAGtgctctctcgctctctctatCTCTATGACTGGTGGGACCCGCCCATCTTCTTCCACCTCCAACCAAGAGCGACGACGATGACCAGTAAGGGGAAGGGTGGAAGCGGCACGGATTGGATTGCCACGACGGTGACGCCGATGCCGACGGGCTGGGATCCGGCACCCCGCTATTGGTATGCCCGCGTCTGATCCCATGGCTAATGCCGTGCGCTCGAACTGCCCGGCCATGGCAGCACGGCCGCGATCCCGGTGCTATGGCGGCGAACGTTGCGAGTTAGCGAAGTCATGAGAAATAGGAGCTCACTGGGTTCCATTTGAGGGGTTGGATGATGAGGACGAGGGCTGGAGGTGTCCTGCATCGGTGGTAAATGGAGCTCGGCTTGGATGGCAATGGCGCTGCACTATCTGAAATTACCGGTAAAGGAGTGGCTGAGTTGGAGGCGGAAGGCGTCGGGGAGTGAGCTAGGGAGGTTGTGTTGCCATGGGTGCGAGGAATTTGAGAGAGATGGCCGAAGTTCACCACCGGCGGATCGCGTCCCACCTCGATGTGATGGACCGGGATGGAAGGATATGCAGTGGCGAATTTAGAATTTTAAGTTAGGGTGGTCcaataaaagaaaaaaatcaCGTGCCTTCATATTTCTTCATGTTTCACAACAATTATGCATTGCAATGACACAAGTTAAAAATTTTCAGCAATCATATTTGACCGAATGGCATAAGTTTTCGCAAACTTGCTACCGATGTGCAAGCTACCAAATTGCAACGTAAATTCCCAAATTACCGTTAACTTGCTGCTGGGTGCTTGCAAATAAGCAAATTGCGGTGAAGCGGTGAGGATGCTCGATTGCTTTGAACGCAATCTctaagcgccgccgcggggataTGGATTATGGTGCCCGCCGGGCCACACGTTCTTCGCAATTGCAGCAGCGCAGATCGGGCCTATGGAAGTGTGCGACCATCTCCAGACAAATGATGTGGTCTCAGTCTCTGCTTGCCGCCGTCCGCTGTGCCTCCGCAGCAGTCGCAGCAGCGCAGCTCGCTGTCTCGCCAATGTTAGGGTGGGCCGGCCCACCCCCTAGATCCGCCACTGAGGACATGCGCGAGGGCCTGCGCCGCGCGCTGGGCGTCCtggcggccgcgggggcgcGGAGATCAGTACTACACGGTGCTGGGCCTCTCCATCGTATTCGCGGCCACCGTCATCGTCTACATCCAGCATGCCAGGGGCTGGGTCGTCGGCTTCTCCGTGCCCGTCGTGCTCATGGTCACCGCGCTCACGCTGTTCCTCCTCGGCTCGCCCTTCTACCTCAAGGCGGCGGCCGACAGGAGCGCCATCGTCGGCCTCGTGCAGGTGCTCGTCGCCAGCTACAAGAACCGCCACGAGCCCATGCCGCCGGAGACGGCCGACGCCTCGAGCTTCTACAACAAGGCCGGCTCCAAGCCCAGGACTCCCACTAACAAGCTAAGGTACGGTACACTATTACAAACAAAAATCTGACCCTGAGGCACTGCACAAAACCGAATTCTTCTTCATGATGCTAATTGTGAAGCGTGGCATTAATTAATATGGTTGTGCTCACGGCGCAGGTACTTGAACCGGGCCTACGTGCTTACGAACCCGGCAAGGATGTAAGCGCCATCATATCTGAAGGCGTGCGACCCGTGGAGGCTGTGCACGGTGCAGCAGGTGGAGGACACGAAGGCCGTCATCCGTGTGCTGCCGATATGGTCGACGGGGATCTTGCCCGGCGTGATTGTCGAGCAGCAGATGTTCCCGACGCTGCGATCGCCGAGGGGCTCCGCCGTAGCTTGTCCTTGCGGTAGTCCTCGTAGCCGTTGGACCTGGCCTGGTCGTACCCCTCCAGCACGGTGGACTGGACGGCCACGAACGCCGGCCGGGCGGCCGCCGCGAGGAGCGGGAGAGGGAGGCCTGAGGCGGGCACAGGCGAGTAGGCGACCGCGCCCCCGTCCTTTACTCCGAGACACTCGAGCAGCTGCCCACTCGAGCCGCGGCCACGATGCTGTTCTAAGGGGCCCCGACGGGCGGCCGCGGTACTCGTCCAGGAGGCGCTCGTGGCTGGCACGCGTCGTTGGGGAGAGGGAGGCGGAGGCGAGAACAAAGAGAGAGCCGGAGGTAGAAGAAAGGCGCACCCCACTTTCAATGTTGGAGTGGGGTCTTTTCGCATACCCCCTTCGTACTGGCTTAGCTAATTTGTCATGCCACGTCAACAAAATTAGTAAATTATTAGCTTCGCGCGTAGATGAGTGTTAAATATTTTCACGCGTAGATGAGTGTTAAATATGTAAACCAAAATAAAAATAGTTTTCGAAGAGATGTCAGGATGATAAATAGTTAAATACCCCCAGTCTAGTGAAGGGGCAGGACTACATGTTCGTGAAAAATCGTTTCTTCATTGGTTAAAAATCATTTCTTCTCCACCTTGCTATCAACTACATCAATTAGGGTCATGGCACTAAAGATAAACGGTGTTTGAACTTGGAAATAAGCGCTATGCCAGCGAGTCTAATTGATAGTAAATTGTGTCGAATTGTAAAGCGATCAAAGGTCAGGGAAGAATCAAAGTAATTCAAAACATTCAACTGCACTCATTAATTCCAAGCGTATGAAATGCATAGTCTTGTAAGGTTTACATGTACACACAAACATAACACATGGATATCATTCCATACAATCACAAATATGAATATACACTGCTGAAATAACATGAATGCAAATTGGTGGATCACATGAAAGCCATCGACAGCCTAGCAATGCCGCCACCTTACTTCAAGCCCTTGTAAAGCGCATCAATCTCCCCCTGAAAAATGTTAAAACAAAAATTAGTAGCGCCTAGCGGGTAGAGATTTGTCTTACTTGAACCCAGAAGGTTATAAATTAAGAAACAAGAAGACGAATCTAAAATTAGGGCGTGGAACAATTAGACATGGTATCTAACCTGGTAGTACTTGAGCATCTGTGGCCGTTTTTTCTTGTATGTTGGGGTGATGAGGTCACGCTCGATATCAAATGGTAACGGGTCGAGATGTATAGCTTTTATGAACTCAAAGCCTTTCAGCTGGCAAGGCAAAAATTGCACGCCAATCATTTAAAATATTGTTTGCATATTAGAAATCTAGATGCATAACAATAGTATTAATCTTAATCAAGATAGTTTACCTTCTTTTCCTTCGCAATCTTTGTGAGTTCTGTGAGAATATGCTCTTTAGCTCTTGAATTTTTGCATAGCTCAGCAAAATTTCCAGTAATACCGTGTTGTTCAGCCCAATGCTCAAGAACTTGTTGGTTCGGATTGACAACGGCAACGAGACACGATTCAAAACTATTCCCGTATACCCATATCTGAAATAGATTAATAGAATCATAAAAAAGTGGAGCATATGGTAAAGTGGATACAAGAGATACCGAAGAATAAATTAATCCTTGGATGTCTATCAAATGGTTGGAAGAAAAAGGACATGGGAGACAGCCACACAAGAGAATTAATTTCCTGCTTCACAGATTTAGGACAATATAACTCCACATTTGACTTGGATGCTCCAACAAACTACTATTGTAGGACTGTATTTCAGTATAATCTCGCTTTAGATAAACATTACAGTGATGGGATAAGTCTTTGTACCGTTGGTCTTTGTGATCCCCGGTATGGTGGTCTTGCTGCCCCAACCAAGACAGCATTTAGCATCTTAGACTAGCTTTTAGGACAGCATCTTAGACTAAACATCACTAGCTTTTAGGGCAGCATCTTAGACTAAGCATCACTGGCTTTAAGACTAGCATCTTAGACTAGCATCTCGGCATATGCTTAGCTGTCTTGACCAGCTATAAATATGTAATCCAACCCCTCAGGTTGGTATGGTATTGTGTGAGAAGTAAACCAGAAAATTGCACCAACTCGTGGTGTCATCCTCTCGATGAGAGTAAGAGTTTCGATACTAACATATAGAGCAATGATCTGAAATAGCAAATATTTATAGTGATCAGAAACTTATTTAAAATCAGTATGTGCATCAACAATTATTAGCCTTATAATGAGCTTATTCTAACCAAATAACACCCTTTAGTAGTTTCTAGAAATTTCCTAATCAGATGACCTTGACAGTTTTCAGTAAGTGCCATAAACATACAAAGCAAATGAAGATGTAAATTTCATCATGTAGTTGAAAAAATAGGGTGGTGCCTTTTTGAGAGATTGAGTATGTTATTTACCGAATCTATCTCTTGAAGAACACCATACACATTCTCTAGATTTTCCACCGCAACGTATTCTCCCTGAGAAAGCTTGAATATATTCTTCTTTCTATCAATGACTTTCAAGGACCCATCTGGTTGCCACTCACCAACATCTCCTGCATAACAAATGATGTTTTACTTAGAAACATTATCTAAAAGAAAAGCTCATGATATCCAGCTGCGTAAGAATTTTAACTGACACATTATATTGAAGTTATGGAAATAACTAACCTGTGTGAAACCATCCGTCAATCATGACTTCCTGTGAGAGGTCCTCTCTTTTGTAGTATCCAGAGAATAGAACACTTCCCCTTATGCATATCTCTCCACGTGGGATGCTGGACAAAGCATCATAACCCATCTCTGAAACTGACTCGAGGCGTACATCTACATGTTGGACTGGTGGACCAACAGTCCCAACCGTTGAGAATTCATTTGGTATTGAAACTATAGAGCCCGCACAAGTTTCCGTCAGTCCTAAACATCAAAACGTGCATAGCATTATCTAAAAACATCAATTTGTAATAAGAAAACATTTATCTCCTCAGGTGCTTAACTAAGTAAAGAAACTGAAAAACGCATACCATAGCCTTGAACAACATAAGCACAAGTCACAACCCTTAAAAATTCTTCCACGGGTACAGCTAAAGGGGCACCACCAGACACAATAACTCTTAATCTTCCACCAAGCCTTTCTTTCACCTTAAAGATAAGAATTGAGTTAGCATAACAATGTACTGTCAAAGCTGCATCGACAATTTCAATTACATCTGGTGAGTTACTAAAAGATTGCTATCGAATTATCAACTTGTACCTTGCTGAAAACTAATTTATCAAAGAATGGAGCCGCTTTCTCATGTTTAATTCCTTTCCTCATGCTGTCCAGTTTCCTGATGATATGCTAATTTATAGTAACTCAGAAATTGTATCATGCATGTAACAAAGTTTACTGGATGCACTTATGCACAGGCATGACAACGGttaaattaaaaaaataaaaccaCAAAGAATGTGAAAATAACATAAGAAGAACACCATAAGATATTAAGTGGCCATCCAGCAAGCTTTGAGCGCTCCTCACAAAAGAAATAGCAGTGTCAGTACTAATTATATGCAAACTTACATCTTGTAAGCAATGTTGAATAAAGTCTTCTTCAGTATACCACCAGCAGAGATCTTGGCTGTAAGACCTACGTAAACATAATAAATGCATCAAACGTTATTTAATTCAATAGGATGGAGCCAGCACAGGAATAAATTACCTACGACCTTAGGACTTCAATAGTTGAATGATTAATGCTTATcagtttttaaacttgaaatataaTTGTGACAGATATTCAAGTATGATATTCATAATA
The genomic region above belongs to Panicum hallii strain FIL2 chromosome 4, PHallii_v3.1, whole genome shotgun sequence and contains:
- the LOC112889021 gene encoding probable WRKY transcription factor 53, with the translated sequence MLDGAGAEGGIQLLLTILADGEEQARQLGELAEDPRSRAEHYRGAARRLQCTLGKAVAVAKAVEAAPGSSRGTDRSDSPRSADESSGGTAAVEAPERQNLVCNKRRKGLPRWTAKFRVPDANLEATPDDGFSWRKYGQKDILGAKFPRGYYRCTYRAAQGCPATKQVQRSDTDLCVFDVTYQGEHTCHQRQRHAAAVTAHGGGGSQSPPPPSHHEQQDPSMQLVVMGFKDALKVETEAPLYHQDHDYYDHGPASAPAALPFSFPSVPFHHHHAGELEAPDNNPAAAAAAAFSPPGSSSYFSAPPHHCPAVAGSYDVYDYESPGARMRGAESSELGEVVSRATGLDYSSLYHHTELDPHLPFPPFGGSSRGPYQ
- the LOC112889020 gene encoding DNA-damage-repair/toleration protein DRT111, chloroplastic, whose amino-acid sequence is MLGGLYGDLPPPSSAGDDDKASTASVWSSATKMAPPTLRKPPTTFAPPPSLLRNQHLRPPKAASASTSAAPATAPPVVTVEPAPAASFQPAFVAVQSTVLEEYDPAKPNDYEDYRKDKLRRAKEAELSKELERRRREEQEREREREQREREAREREERDYQSRASSLNISGEEAWKRRAAMSGGGGAAAAQRTPSSPPHGDGFAIGSSSSAGLGLGAGGQMTAAQRMMAKMGWKEGQGLGKQEQGITAPLVAKKTDRRGGVIVDESSSRPPEKKPKSVNFDGPPTRVLLLRNMVGPGEVDDELEDEVASECANYGTVTRVLIFEITQTGFPAEEAVRIFIQFERAEEATKAMIDLQGRFFGGRVVQASFFDEERFGRNELAPMPGEVPGFFD
- the LOC112890632 gene encoding protein NRT1/ PTR FAMILY 1.2-like, whose protein sequence is MALHYLKLPGGPAHPLDPPLRTCARACAARWASWRPRGRGDQYYTVLGLSIVFAATVIVYIQHARGWVVGFSVPVVLMVTALTLFLLGSPFYLKAAADRSAIVGLVQVLVASYKNRHEPMPPETADASSFYNKAGSKPRTPTNKLRYLNRAYVLTNPARM
- the LOC112889019 gene encoding long chain acyl-CoA synthetase 4-like, whose amino-acid sequence is MKHLVEVEPATETAGPAYRNARAKDGLLQPPPGLNSCWDIFRTAVEKYPNNPMLGRRSVVDGKAGEYTWVTYKQVYDVVMKLAASISKSGIKQGECCGIYGANCPEWIISMEACNALGVCCVPLYDSLGAGAVEFIICHAEIQVVFVEEKKIAELLKTCHATSKYLKTIISFGGVTNDHKEEAKNHGLSIFSWEEFLITGGSHQVDLPEKKRSDICTIMYTSGTTGDPKGVMLSNESLVVNVVGPDSVLQYVGEVFDQDDVYLSYLPLAHVFDRMFEEVFIYHGSKIGFWRGDVKLLVDDIAALKPTVFCAVPRVLDRIYSGLTAKISAGGILKKTLFNIAYKMKLDSMRKGIKHEKAAPFFDKLVFSKVKERLGGRLRVIVSGGAPLAVPVEEFLRVVTCAYVVQGYGLTETCAGSIVSIPNEFSTVGTVGPPVQHVDVRLESVSEMGYDALSSIPRGEICIRGSVLFSGYYKREDLSQEVMIDGWFHTGDVGEWQPDGSLKVIDRKKNIFKLSQGEYVAVENLENVYGVLQEIDSIWVYGNSFESCLVAVVNPNQQVLEHWAEQHGITGNFAELCKNSRAKEHILTELTKIAKEKKLKGFEFIKAIHLDPLPFDIERDLITPTYKKKRPQMLKYYQGEIDALYKGLK